Genomic segment of Hylaeus volcanicus isolate JK05 chromosome 6, UHH_iyHylVolc1.0_haploid, whole genome shotgun sequence:
GCAAGAAGACAATGGGTTTCATTGAGCAGTTCGGGGCCCAGAAAAGCTAATTCCAGAATGACTACGCGATAAATTCGACCCTGACTACGCGGCCAGTGGATATTACCATCACAATGGCAGACGTCGAGTGgtacgaaaaagaagagggCTGGGCGGGGACGTTGAGATTGCGACGTCCGGCGTCCCGACGCTCCCGAATGCTGCCATACACTTCCCCCTTCCTTCTGCGACGCCCACCCGATTACGCGCCCCTAGATTTTCTGGACTCGACTGTCTACGAAAGCTGGGTCGAACTTTATACGGTCACGTGCCGTTTGCAACGCGACGGCATTCTGTTCgtagaattattcaaattttaacgtCGCATTTGTCGTGTAACGCATCTTCGTCTCCCCGCACCCTTTCCTCGACGAACAAACCGTTTTATTAGCAAAGCTATTAATCACGATGGCGTGGGTCGCGCATGGCTCACGGAAAGTAACCAAAACCGAGCACTCGAACGAACCCCTACGCTGAATACGTGGCTCCCCCGCGATTTGGGGAGTCCCCAAACGTAATcagtacaaaatttgttaaaaacacTCGATTCCGTCTGCCAAGCATCCCCTAAACATCGCTCCTCCGTCTTTGCGTACGACAAAGGGCCTGGAAGTGTCGCGAGCTTCTGTTAATTTATCACGACGGAAGTCGAGGGTTGGAGCTACTCGTCGTAACGTCTCCCCCATCCCTCCACCATCGTTTTCTTGCAACGAGCGCCGTCTTCCCTCTTCCTTCCTCCGCGCTTCCGGCTGATGGAAGCgttctattttatatacaaaggACCTAATAGTGGTAAACGTTCGAGGGCCCTCGGTAACGTTGCCATCGCTATTAAAGCGTGTACACGCGCGGGATGGGAGGCACGTGGCCACCAGGAGGAAAGAATGGACCGTAAAGATCGAATGTTTCCGATAGGCGACCGAGGGGTAAACGACTATCGCGCGTTTCACGCCCGCGAAATTTAACGGGGAAAAATGGGAAATCACACGAACGCCGAGAACGCGTTTCTCGTTCCGTGAAATTGTCTTTCGAATTGGTCGTATCAATGTGGACTTTATCGCGTCGCGTAATTTATACAGAAGTCAGGTTTCGTTggaactaaatatttttttaaattattttacggTCAGACATCGACAGAGTAGAACGGGTGATCTTTTTCGAATGGCGTGACATTTAAATCGAAagtaataacgataaataacgaaactaGATCTAACGGCGAGcttgaaaatatagaataacaaCGCGAGtcgtaaattattcaaacgttATCGCCACATCTACCTAATCCCGCAAGAGTCAACGTTTACCAAGCCCAGAGAAAGCAAATTCCCCAAGAACGAGAGttctgaagaaaaaaaaaaaaagaccagAGGCTTTCGCGTTCCTGCAAAAGCAAAATCAAATCGAGGCGAAAACTCGTTTCTCGACCCTtacatatttgaaaaagaGAAGAGGAAGGATCGGATTACATACATACGGATTTCCATCCAGTAGGAAGGAAACGATTACATACTCGTCGAGCAAGGTGAAAATTCAGACCGCCAGATTTCAATGGACAAATTTCACGGTGATGTAACTCCGTCAGGAGTCGCGACGACGCGGTTAAGGGATGATAAAACTGCGTTAAGGTGAAAACAGAAGGGCTCGTAAACAAGTTTTGCAACTGCAAAGTTCGGTGTTGTTGGTTAACGTtggtatttgtttgaaaagttggaataagaattaattttttattatacgatgtatgtataataacagGTCTTGAATATTAAGTCGACAGTtttcgaagaagaaattgtCGAATACAGCTTTGAGTTTCACGTGTCCAAAGTGGACAAGAGACTTCGCTCCTTGAAGATTTTTAACCAACTCAGACCCACGATTATTATCAATTTCTCCAATGACTTCGCAACGAATTAAACGACTCCTCGTCGCGTTCGAAATCTACCTGGTAACCCtcttttcaacgaaattaCTCGTTTAACCTGCGATGTCAGCGTCGCAGGTTGGACTTGGTAACCGATTACGTATCGAGGAAGGTGTAGAAGCGTGCACGCCGCGAGATTTGAATAGAGCTCGTATGCCACACGAGAAGACACCCCCGGTTGCGATGTAACCTCGTCAGGGCCCGGTAGCGGTGCGGTTAGGTAATAATAAAGCTGCGTTAGGGTGGAAAAGGAAAGGGTCTGTATGGACGGACTCTTACCGCGACGCTGAGGAGCCCTCGGACGAAGGGCGAGGCGGGGTCGAGGCGGCACGGGGGAGATCGGTACGGAGCGAGAAAGCCCGGAGGTCGGGCTATCATAATATAGATTAGCTCATATGGCTCTCCCTTGTGTTAGCTCGGATCTGGCTCATAGCCTCGAGTGCTCAGGGATTCACTATTCATACACGCGACAATTAGATAGGCATTACTCTGTACACGTGTGTGCGGGGCTACCTCCGCGCGGTCCACACCCTCGCCCCACCGTACGTGTATCTGCAGGGGTGGCACGGAACGGAGTTGGCTGAAACCAAGGACTAGGTGGGGCGGCTTGAGTCAACCCCTAAGCCAGTGTAAACACGTTTTAATAGAGATTCGCTCGAGCGGTTATAATAGCTTTGCGGTTGTAGCGGCCCGTCCGCCTTTCGCGAAAACCCCCTCGACGCCCTCTGCCCGTCCTTATCACCGACGTCTGTTCTCGGCTTCGTGCTCCTCGTGGGCCCCCGCGATCGTTAAGCCGAGACAAAAATTTGATCAGTTTTACGCGCTACCGCGACGAGTGGCCGTCTACCGTCGCGTTTCCTTCTGGCGGGGTACAGCGAGGGTCGTTTCAAACAGGATTGTAAATATCGTctcgtttcgaaaagaaaataatctccTTTATTCTTTATATCGCTCGACGTTACCGTTATCGAGAACCCTATCGTTCGACGCGACAAAGAACTCAGCCACATCGGGTCCTCTGACAGGATTTGAACGTAAGCGGGGCATGAGAAAATCTCGAATGCCGGTTAGTTACCGCAAACTTTATCGACTTACGGTGAAGTTTTCGCCGTGGTACGGCAACATAAAAGTGAGGCATCAACGTGCAAGGAACTTTAATAAAACCGAGCTTCCTCGCCCTCAGCCTTTACCCTCTCGCGCACACGtctacacacacacacacacacattcCGCATCTCACTTTGACACAAAAAGGATGAGTTTCGCGATATCACAGTGCAATTATCTCCGAGGAAATGAGCTTTGCATAGGGCGGCCAGGAGCGTGTGCAATACCGGCGAACTTGTATATGAAAGAGGTCGCGCAAGGTAAAGGCTCGTATTTATACGTTCCACGAGGTAAAACGACGTCTTAGGGCCGTTCAAGCATTTATGGTGCACGTTCCAGTTTTGAAAAGGACGCGGGAATGCGCTCGACTGAATCGCTCGGGCTCTGGCCATGATTTTAAAATCCCCGGGAAATTAGTTGACAGACGAGCGAGCTGAAGAAAAAACCCCTGGCGAAAAATCTCTTCGTTAGATTTAATAGGGACGCGACCTTCGTGCACATACCTCTTGATGgacgatgaatttttcacggTATTCGCGTGGCGCCTTCGAGACGACGATGATTAACCGTCCAACGCCGGACCCGGGTCAATTTTAACCCGTACCGCTTCACCTCGAAATTGGAATACATCGGTGGCCTTTACTGCTCGAACCGAAATAGAAAACGGAACAGGGGAATCGTTTCTTTCGAGACATTTGGTAATATCGTTTtcacgatgaaatttttacgttACGTTCGTTTTACACGGATTTGTCATTTTCGAGCGACAGGAAGATCGACGAAACGCGGTTAAAGTTGCGAGTAAAAATAGCGAGCAGTAGCCAGACAGATTAGACaaaggccgatcgcacacgagCCCAATCGATCGGTtccaaaccactctgaaactacaCAAGTTGCATgtgaccgtggatctaggtgaaacaaagatagtggagtaggtaaaacaaagagcgcaaacggatTGCAacgctaatttcaaatcggttgcgccgtgtgcgatccgCCAAACGTCTTTAATTCTAAATGCACTCGGACAAAGTATTGGCTGATTGCATAAGTTAGTGCCCGATTATCATAGACGTTGCTATGACAACtccattgtttttgtttcatttggtTTACCCACTGAATAGGTTATAGTATCACGTGCAAAATTAGATTGTAGAAAAGAATGGCTACAtagttgattaataaaatcatattttttgaaatttatcacATCGAACTTCATATCTAAATCGGCCACGAACTTACGCAATCATCCAATATCGAACTTTCGTATCCTAAATTTGTATCGTACATCTAAATATGATTCATTTTCTGGTTGACTCGTGTCTAAACggtgatttttttaattaacgttgaCTCTCTTCTAGGTAACGCCACCGAATAGCGTTCGCTCGATCTCCAAGGAATGGTAGAAACAACCAGTACCAGCTTCCTCGTCCGTATCACCAAAAATACGAAATCAAGACGTCATTCGGATTCCGTGGAATCGCGCGTTAATCTACGCACAGGAATGGCCGACCGACTCTCAAGTTTTCCCAGCGAGTGGAAGCCAGGTTCCCCGGCGAAGGAGGAAGGAAGGGGTCCTCGGAGAGGGGTGTTCCGTAAGCTGAATAATTCAGTCTCTCATTAGGGCGACAAAAGCACCCTGATGGATAGCTGCTTGGCTCCGTTGGTTGTCGTTTGTATGGGGACCACACGCACACATTTCGCGTTCCCTGCGCTACCTGGCCGTGTACGTACGCCACGAAGGCTCTTACTCTGGCTTGGAATACATATAGGCGCGCAAACATCCAGCAGATCCGTTCACGGCGACCCCGAGTTCTTCCGACTCGCCGAGTTTCTGCGTTCCCCGCTCTCACCGCCACTTCCAACCGCCTTCCACCGTTGCACTTCTACTTCCGTCCTTATCGAAACCTGttttttctctcattttttttttctgcgcATGATAATATTCCTCGATATCAGCATTGCGATGTCACCGCAACGTCTCCGCgatatttgcaatattctacGATATCCCTCATCGCGACAGCTTAGAGTGGTTAGACCTCACCGAACCGAAGAGAGAAATCTCAGACTTCTCTCTCACCATTCGACCGATAATCGCTCGCCTAATCGCGCCCCGATCGTTTCGAATCAAACGATTCCTCTTCCCACCCTCGTCGATTACGATCGACTCGAAACTCCTCGTCCTGTCGCACAGTTTCCCTCTCTCGTTACCACCTATTATTACAGAGACTCGTTTCCCGGGATTGTAAATATCTTTCCACCGTCCTATTTATCTCCCCCCTCCCCTTCCCCCTTCGTCCCACGTCAGCTCGAGcctcttttgttttatttcgaatgttctttcatttcttaaaaGGTTCTCCGACGATAATTAGCACAATGCGCGGCGGCATTAATTATTACCCGTGCTAATTACCCGAGGATAAATCGCCCGGCAAAGGGTAGCCCCCGGCGGGTGGCGTCGGATTCGTGGGTCGCGCAGGGGCGGTGGTCCGAGAGGGGTGCCGTTCTCGGAGTGGCCAGGACGGGGGCGGCCCATTACCGTTATTGCTGCAACAAACCTTCCAACAACAGCGATAAATACGAGCGAGAGGCTGGCGTTACAAATGTCTCTCTGAGTTATGATTATTTAGCGCGACTGCTGCCGGGGCGGGATCGTTCGTTGCGGCTTGGGAAACTGGCGCCCGTTTGCGTCGGGATGTTTATGCGTCCCGCAGCTTTTGTCGCTGAACGGCTGCGACAAAACACCCCGTTCCGCTGCTCTTTGCCCGGACAGCTTGCGACGTCTGTTGGCGTCTTTGCCACTTTCGAGAACGTCTTACGGGTTAATAAAGGAGCCCTACGGACGAGCAGAAGTTAAGGGAGGGATTCTGCGAGGTGGGGGGACGGTGCCCTTCTTTTCTCAAAATCTACGAGAGATCCCCCGTGGAAGTCGAGGCCTGAGGGAGTCCTAGAAATACCATATGTAAGTCCCTGATACATCCCTGTGGTAATCGTGAAAAACCTTCCAGTGGAAGGAAGGAGCAAATGGGTCTACGAGACTCGAATCGGGACTACGAAACTCGTATTCTCGAAGAAGCTACTTCTCTTGATGAGATAACAGTAAATCAGTACCAGACATAATAGATAAGTTATCAAAAGTGatcagtaaataaataaacaaataacattGAATTTCGTTTCTATGCGTTTAAATTTTCTTGGATTTATTAACGAGTGCTGTGATACGGTCCGATAACAGAGCAAGGATACTATCTGCCATCTAGTGGTCAATAGGTAGAACGAAACTCGGACTGAATgcagaaatttgtcaatatatatacacgcaATTTTACATCATGCCAggcatattatttattaataagacTTTTAACGTTCATTTGATGGACAGAAACTGGTccaaaattcattatttaataaagacaAAGACATAATTGTTCGTGTAAATAAGTCTTGGAATCAGTTTATTTGAAGCAATTGACAAAAGTAGAGATCAAAGGATATTTATGCTGCTAAATTATAACATCAAAATGCTTGGAGTATACCCAGAAAATCATTGTTAAACataatagaacaaaattgattaaatttattatttttcgacgTCAGCGCCTCAATCGtgaaaacgtccaagtttgtcgtgaaatagttctTACTCCTCGGGCTAGATGGCACCATTTATACGATAATTACCGACATGATGGTAATGTACCGACTGTGTCGGTAAAATCTGTGataatggcgccatctagcagtgaAAACAGGAATTattgaggacaaacttgagcattttcccgatagaggcgctgccaaactccgaaaattagttcaTACAGTTATCACTAGTAGTAAGTTCATATATTCTATACTATAAGATTGTATATCACTTGATCAGGGCATATGGACCTGAATTGGTTCGAAGCCTTTAATAAACAGAACAGAACAGAACAGAACAGACAATTAGTTCAGCATTTTAACCGCTAGATGGCAGCAGAAAAACACGCGAAATTCAAATCCATAATTCAAAATTCgatgttatttgtttatttatttcttgataTCGTCTCGTAACCTGCCTATCGCGTCTGACATATATTCAATGTAAtacaaaagtttattaaaaatacttaaatacTGTATACTGATTATAAATGCTACgtattattgttataaatttttaatgttaaatgaggtttgtgtacattttacaataaaactaGATCTCCAATTCGTAtataatttcccttcattccCTGacatatttcttattaaaaccGAAAAGGTGGCACGGTTGCGCCTACGGAcaggcaaccggtccgacaGATCTCTCAGTACAGGgtgcctaattcaaggggctaaTTTTCGGTACATTTCGGAATTCTGGCCAATTTTGCATTTTGGCAAAGTCAATAATGTTGCAAATGTCTCCTCTccaaacttcaacaatgttgaaAAGTCAACAATGTTACAAATCGCTCCTCTCCAAAATTCAACAATGTTGAAaagtcaacaatgttgcaaatcgctcctctccaaacttcaacaatgttgaaagtcaacaatgttgcaaatcgctcctctcCAAAATTCAACATTGTTGACTTTTCAACATTGCAAATCGATCCTCTCAAAATTGTGATGGGAAATATCGgatttttactcctggtatcaggagaacatgatattcGAAGAGGTGGCATAACTTTCATTTATAGCTCGAAACTTACCTTCTTTTGTATTAAGATATGTATAACTTGATGAACGCGGAggtaacataatttttaattcttgcttGAAACTTACCTTCTTTTGTATTAAGATAACTTGATGAACGCGGAggtaacataatttttaattcttgcttgaaacttaccttttgtatcCGGAGAACATGATACTTGAAGAGGTGGCATAACTTTGAATTTTAGCTtgaaacttaccttttgtGTCAGGTTCCATGAGCGAGGAGTTGGCCAGGGAAAgtagagaaattaaaggaaaatgtgGCACGAAATGGTGGAAAATTAATGAGAAATGTGCCAGGAAtggaagggaaattaaagggaaatgtaaGGTAGTGTTAGGAGTTGTTAGGAAATATTAGGAGATTTCAGAAGATTGCAGAAGATGTCAGAAGACGCAGACGATGGAAGGATATGGCAGGAGATGCTAGGAGATGTTAGGAGATATTAGAGGTTGTGTGGAGGGGTTTGGCCATAGACTATACACTCTATACAAATGTCTAGCAGTCCCATGAATTCGCAATGGCAACGTAATATGGCGGATATACCTTCACTCCGGTTTCAACTATGCGCAGTCCCTATATTTCTATGTCCGTGGTGGTGCCGAACCTGGTGACTGTCACGTGGAGTACAAGAGTTAATGTTTTTTAGAATACACCACAGTTTAAACCTCCTTCCCATATTTGAATTGTACAAACATAATcggcaaaaataattatgcgAGCTTGAATATCGGTGGATCCCCCTACAAGGAACATATGTAACAAAGTGCACTGCATATTCTTGCACGTGGTTATCAAGTTTTCTACATGCTCGGAAAAACACTACTAAATTCAAACGCAATCTTTACGATCCCGTTTGAATAAGACTTAGGTcacagaaataaacaaaagaacaTACAAAACCGTTGAGGCTTAGAAGGTACTGCATTACGTGGATGGTATCGATTATACGTAATTTGAaacttataaataatagaagatgGAAATCCAGAAAGCATATTATTCATTACAAAAAAGGATGGCTTCTGCATTGACAGATGAAGATCACTTTATCGAATTCCAAAGACTACATACAGATGAAGAACGTGTAAAATTTACTCTTGATCTTATGTTAAAATACAATGTACTTCCTAATGTGTGTCCTGCTACAAAAAACGCAAATGAATCTGAGAAATTAAGGACATTAGGTAACAACATATTTGTTTCCAAATCATTGACAAATACATCTTACGAACAAGCTTTGGAACTTTACACCAAAAGTATAGCTTACGCTCCTTATCCATCCGAACAACTTACTTTGGCATATGCCAACAGATCTGCTGccttgtttaaattaaagaaatacgaAGAATGCATTCGCGACATAGATAGAGCATTGGCATTAAATTACCCAGATTATTTGAAAGCTAagatttacataagaaaaatcgaGTGTTTGGAGGCTCTAGAGCATCCTAATGCAGACAATGGTATCAAAGAAGCACAGCAATGGTTAGataaaatgcctttaaattgcGATTACtgtaagaaattaaaggaGACGCTTATTTCTAAAGACAAAATGCCAAAATTGTGTAGCTCTAAAAGACAAACAGATGCGAAACGTAAGACAAAATATACTTTTCCTGAAATAAAGACTCCCAACACTGAAATACCTTGTGCTTCGGATGCAATAAGTATAAAGTACAACAAACAATATGGTAGACATCTTGTGGCTACACGCAAAATAGATCCTGGTGAAGTAATTGCCATAGAAAAAGCATACTCTACACTCTATAGTCTTGATAATATGTACACACATTGTTCCTACTGTTTAATACCATGTTGGTCCAATATACCTTGTAACTACTGTCCTTACAGTATGTATTGCTCAGAAGAATGTAAGACTTTGGATTGGGAGAAATATCATGACATGGAATGCTCTGTAATTCCTTTTATGTTTAAGCTGGATTTTAGTACAACGGAATTATTTAGCGTAAGAATCGCTGTACAGGCTGTAAAAGAAAGTCCGAGTATACGAGAATTAAGACAAGAATTGAGAGAAGTTGACACTTGTAATGGTAATtaactatgtatgtatagttatatatacatagaaaacgagtcattttaattgtatattctTTCAGATCCTCGTACAAAGGGTTTCTCTAAGAAGGGTACTTTTGAGAATGATAAATACAGAAGTTTAtatagtctcgagacaaataGCGAAAAATATTCGACCGACTATATGTTTAGCAGATGTCTTGGTActagtttcattttatactatttGGCGACGCATTCTAACTTATTTGGAAGTCCATTGAAGAAAGATATGTCCGCATTAGTACAAAATACCGACGTGACGTTCATCGGCGGTCTTATATTGAAGCACCAGTTGATGCTTTCCTGTAATGCTCACGACGTATGTAATCGCAAAAGATGTAATTATAcaaagatattaataattatttcgtctCGTTGCTTTGCATACTTAACAATTATATTCGTTAACAGATCACAGGATACCGTGAAGTGGAACCATTTTCACATGGTTCTGCAATTATTTCGTTCTATAGTTTGATTAATCACTCCTGTAATCCAAATGTATTCAAACAATTGAGGTCTGGACACATGATTATGTATGCCATATGCCCCATTGAGAAAGATGAACAGGTACGCGAACGAATATTCGTAGAAGTTACATTAGCATAATGTTaacgacaaaatttattttctttaagatATTCGATTGTTACGATCAGTTCTATGCGGATATTCCAAAAACTGAGAGACAGGAATGTCTCTTGGAGAACTACCTGTTTACGTGCAATTGCTTGCCATGCCGAGAAGATTGGCCATTATTCGACGATATGAAACCGAGCACTGTAAGTTATTTAATACCTAAATACGTATCCAAACGTAACagcatacatatttttgctATATTTGACCATAGAATTTGAACGAGGCAGTGAAACGTGAATTCGCTAAAGTTGAAGAAAGATGGCGACTTCTCATGGCTTCTGATTCTAAAGATGATGTTTTGAATGAATTGAATGTCTTAGAtgatgcaataaaaatgatcaaaattttACACTATCAGGCACCAAGACCCAGCAGAGAAATGTGTATTATGGTTGAAGCTTTAAAATGGTGTCTTCTCTTTGAAAAggactaattttttaaattattaaaaacgtGTTTCGTGTAATTATATGTTGCTCATTTTATAACTAAATAAACGtatccttttatatttttatattagttGTTCTATGTTTATCCGCATTTTGTGTGTTTACCGACTTTGGTGAAATCTTATATTATAgttgtacataaaatattattgcatacaaCATACCGTAGGTTTTAGATAAGGTTTCATTAAATGTCCAGTCTAATCTTTGCTACGGGATGCCAAACATTTATCAAGAGAAGAATGTAATCTATAGAAGGTCAGTCGGTAGGAAAATCAGTGAAGTTACCTCTGGACAAAGGT
This window contains:
- the LOC128878975 gene encoding SET and MYND domain-containing protein 4-like, whose product is MEIQKAYYSLQKRMASALTDEDHFIEFQRLHTDEERVKFTLDLMLKYNVLPNVCPATKNANESEKLRTLGNNIFVSKSLTNTSYEQALELYTKSIAYAPYPSEQLTLAYANRSAALFKLKKYEECIRDIDRALALNYPDYLKAKIYIRKIECLEALEHPNADNGIKEAQQWLDKMPLNCDYCKKLKETLISKDKMPKLCSSKRQTDAKRKTKYTFPEIKTPNTEIPCASDAISIKYNKQYGRHLVATRKIDPGEVIAIEKAYSTLYSLDNMYTHCSYCLIPCWSNIPCNYCPYSMYCSEECKTLDWEKYHDMECSVIPFMFKLDFSTTELFSVRIAVQAVKESPSIRELRQELREVDTCNGN